A genomic stretch from Ureibacillus composti includes:
- the ribF gene encoding riboflavin biosynthesis protein RibF has product MNVIHLKYPYQINQLNQLTAFSLAVGFFDGVHRGHQAVIGAAMDKARELNINSAVMTFDPHPSIVLGGRNEKVFYITPLRQKLEIIEGIGVDTVFVVQFTSDFAKLSPEDFIQYFIRDLNVKHVTAGFDFSFGALGRGKMDMMKELSNGEFGVTVVDKFSDGEEKISSTRIRKSLQDGDMETAHELLGRPFEVPGIVVHGDKRGRTIGFPTANIQAMDGCFIPATGVYAVRILVQNNWYDGVCNVGYKPTFKNPEDKQLSIEVHILNFEKNIYGEEVTVGWYKRIRSEKKFDGIESLKAQIQHDKEEAIRYFAEDAK; this is encoded by the coding sequence TGACTGCATTTTCTCTTGCAGTCGGATTCTTTGATGGCGTACATAGAGGACATCAAGCAGTCATTGGAGCTGCAATGGATAAAGCTAGAGAGTTAAACATAAACAGTGCCGTCATGACGTTTGATCCACACCCATCAATCGTTCTTGGTGGACGAAATGAAAAAGTATTTTACATTACACCCCTTCGTCAAAAGCTGGAAATTATTGAAGGTATTGGCGTTGATACGGTGTTTGTTGTGCAATTTACATCTGATTTTGCAAAATTATCACCAGAAGATTTTATCCAGTACTTCATCCGTGATTTAAATGTAAAACATGTAACAGCTGGATTTGATTTTTCATTTGGTGCATTAGGAAGAGGAAAGATGGATATGATGAAAGAGTTAAGTAATGGAGAATTTGGCGTAACAGTTGTTGACAAGTTCAGCGATGGAGAAGAAAAAATCAGTTCTACTAGAATTCGCAAGAGTTTACAAGATGGCGATATGGAAACGGCTCATGAATTATTAGGCCGTCCATTTGAAGTGCCTGGCATTGTCGTTCATGGCGATAAACGTGGACGTACAATCGGTTTCCCAACTGCGAATATTCAAGCGATGGATGGATGTTTTATTCCAGCTACTGGTGTGTATGCTGTTCGAATTTTGGTCCAAAATAATTGGTATGACGGCGTATGTAATGTGGGCTATAAACCTACTTTTAAAAACCCTGAAGACAAGCAATTATCCATCGAAGTGCACATTTTGAACTTCGAAAAGAATATTTATGGTGAAGAAGTGACAGTAGGCTGGTATAAACGCATACGAAGTGAGAAAAAATTCGATGGAATTGAATCGCTAAAAGCACAAATTCAACATGATAAAGAAGAAGCAATCCGTTATTTTGCGGAAGATGCTAAATAG
- the rpsO gene encoding 30S ribosomal protein S15 yields the protein MAITKERKNELIAEYRTHEGDTGSPEVQIAVLTHEINALNDHLRTHKKDFHSERGLLKKVGRRRHLLKYLRETDVQRYRELIQKLGLRR from the coding sequence ATGGCAATTACAAAAGAACGCAAAAATGAACTAATCGCTGAGTACCGTACTCACGAAGGAGATACTGGTTCTCCAGAAGTACAAATCGCAGTTTTAACTCACGAGATCAACGCATTAAACGATCACTTACGTACTCACAAAAAAGATTTCCACTCTGAGCGTGGTCTTCTTAAAAAGGTAGGTCGTCGTCGTCACTTATTAAAATATTTACGTGAAACTGACGTACAACGTTACCGTGAATTAATTCAAAAACTTGGATTACGTCGCTAA
- the pnp gene encoding polyribonucleotide nucleotidyltransferase, translating to MTEKKVYSYEWAGRQLVVEVGQLAKQANGATLVRYGESAVLATATMSKQPKPLDFFPLTVNYEERLYAAGKIPGGFIKREGRPSEHAILVSRLIDRPIRPMFPDGFRNEVQVISMVMSSDPDCPTDVAAMFGSSLALSVSDIPFDGPIAGVHVGYIDGEFVLNPTVEQSEKSIVHLTVAGNKDAINMVEAGALEVPEEIMLEAIMFGHEEIKKLIAFQEQIVAEVGKEKIGVELFEINEEISAQVKAACEEEMIAAIQTVEKHAREEAISAVKEKVLASYEEQEADDETLKQVKTILDKMVKEEVRRLITEEKIRPDGRKLDEIRPLSSEVNLLQRAHGSGLFTRGQTQALSICTLGPLGDVQIIDGLGLEESKRFMHHYNFPQFSVGETGPMRGPGRREIGHGALGERALLAVIPDETDFPYAIRCVSEVLESNGSTSQASICASTLAMMDAGVPLKAPVAGIAMGLVKKGEHYSVLTDIQGMEDHLGDMDFKVAGTAKGVTALQMDIKIDGLSRNILEEALQQAKAGRMIILDHMMSTISQPREELSEYAPKIITIKINPEKIRDVIGSGGKTINKIIEETGVKIDTEQDGTIYISSANQAMNVRAKEIIESIVREAKVGEYYMATVKRIEKFGAFCEIFSGKDGLLHISEIQEERTNKVEDVLKLGDQLLVKVIEIDNQGRVNLSRKVVIKEEKERAEQAENQ from the coding sequence ATGACCGAAAAAAAAGTCTATTCGTATGAATGGGCTGGCCGTCAACTCGTAGTTGAAGTAGGACAGCTAGCAAAACAAGCAAATGGCGCTACATTAGTACGCTATGGCGAATCAGCAGTATTAGCCACTGCCACAATGTCAAAACAACCAAAACCACTAGATTTCTTCCCACTAACTGTGAACTATGAAGAACGTTTATATGCAGCAGGGAAAATTCCTGGAGGATTCATTAAACGTGAAGGGCGTCCATCTGAGCATGCCATTTTAGTTTCACGCCTTATTGACCGTCCAATTCGTCCAATGTTCCCAGATGGATTCCGTAACGAAGTACAAGTAATCTCAATGGTTATGTCTTCAGATCCTGACTGTCCAACAGACGTGGCGGCTATGTTCGGTTCTTCTTTAGCATTATCAGTTTCAGACATTCCATTTGATGGACCAATCGCTGGTGTTCACGTTGGATATATCGACGGAGAATTCGTACTTAACCCAACTGTTGAACAATCTGAAAAAAGTATTGTACATTTAACAGTTGCTGGTAACAAAGATGCCATCAACATGGTTGAAGCAGGTGCACTTGAAGTTCCTGAAGAAATCATGCTAGAAGCGATTATGTTCGGACACGAAGAAATTAAAAAATTAATTGCCTTCCAAGAACAAATCGTTGCAGAAGTAGGAAAAGAAAAAATTGGCGTTGAATTATTTGAAATCAACGAAGAAATTTCTGCTCAAGTGAAAGCTGCTTGTGAAGAAGAAATGATCGCTGCTATTCAAACAGTTGAAAAACATGCTCGTGAAGAAGCAATTTCAGCTGTAAAAGAAAAAGTCCTTGCAAGCTACGAAGAACAAGAAGCAGACGATGAAACACTTAAACAAGTGAAAACGATTTTAGATAAAATGGTGAAAGAGGAAGTACGCCGCCTTATTACGGAAGAAAAAATCCGTCCAGATGGTCGTAAATTGGATGAAATCCGTCCTTTATCATCTGAAGTTAATTTATTGCAACGTGCACACGGTTCAGGCCTATTTACACGTGGACAAACTCAGGCACTTTCAATTTGTACATTAGGGCCACTAGGTGACGTTCAAATTATCGATGGTCTTGGTCTTGAAGAGTCTAAACGCTTCATGCACCATTACAACTTCCCACAATTCTCTGTAGGGGAAACTGGCCCAATGCGTGGACCTGGTCGTCGTGAAATTGGACATGGTGCCCTTGGAGAACGTGCATTACTTGCGGTAATTCCAGATGAAACTGACTTCCCATATGCAATTCGTTGTGTATCTGAAGTATTAGAATCAAACGGTTCAACATCTCAAGCATCAATTTGTGCATCAACTCTTGCCATGATGGATGCAGGTGTACCATTAAAAGCTCCTGTAGCTGGTATTGCCATGGGTCTTGTGAAAAAAGGCGAACACTATTCAGTATTAACAGACATTCAAGGTATGGAAGATCACCTTGGTGACATGGACTTTAAAGTTGCCGGTACTGCAAAAGGTGTAACAGCTCTTCAAATGGACATCAAAATTGATGGGTTATCACGTAACATTTTAGAAGAAGCGTTACAACAAGCAAAAGCAGGGCGTATGATCATTTTGGATCACATGATGTCAACAATTTCACAACCACGTGAAGAGTTATCTGAATACGCGCCAAAAATCATTACAATTAAAATCAATCCAGAAAAAATTCGTGACGTTATCGGATCTGGTGGTAAAACAATCAATAAAATCATTGAAGAAACTGGCGTAAAAATTGATACAGAACAAGACGGTACAATCTACATTTCTTCTGCGAACCAAGCAATGAACGTTCGTGCAAAAGAAATTATCGAATCCATCGTTCGCGAAGCAAAAGTTGGCGAATACTACATGGCAACGGTAAAACGTATCGAAAAATTCGGTGCCTTCTGTGAAATCTTCTCTGGAAAAGACGGATTACTTCATATCTCTGAAATCCAAGAAGAACGCACAAACAAAGTAGAAGACGTACTAAAACTTGGGGATCAATTACTTGTAAAAGTTATCGAAATCGACAACCAAGGCCGCGTTAACCTTTCTCGTAAAGTAGTCATCAAAGAAGAAAAAGAACGCGCTGAACAAGCTGAAAACCAATAA
- a CDS encoding FTR1 family protein, translating into MKHYLTRCSQFAIILFLVIVTTLHPVAAAGTYSNLYISISDAIMSSKQGDETSAKEAVQTFEVQWNEANVKNSEESKAVDQALEKALTANSKDTRLTALTELSKALTDLEKAENPVDEKAERLAFVKTMTPALNQLQNAIKEENIEQLTTAYNAFNAYWNKKELPVRQYDVAAYGKIETQMSFIRIELSNDQPNFSLIQDQFNVLTQTIKDFGADKKVNAETKGTYSLQSLIDLIDEATSQIAQNDFAKASNTIKELITVWPNVEGDIRTKNASLYTKIESDMPIIASDLMKDEVDAKDINAQLEDFKQQILLIKEDQNYSYWDSALILLREGFEALLIIMALVAFLKKSQQTHMIKWIYIGAGFGVGLSGLLAIFMSTIFQSATINTNREIMEGFIGLLAAAMMIGIGIWLHSKSNIHSWNSYLSKQLNHAISKQSIWAMTFISFLSVFREGAETLIFYMGIAPKMSTTDFTLGIGVAIAILVVVAIVLLRVSGKIPLHQFFAVATILIYVLAFKIIGVSIHLLQLTSTLPTTIIDGLPVWASIGFYPTVETMIGQIFLIVLIILAIIYKKRNAS; encoded by the coding sequence GTGAAGCATTATTTAACACGTTGTAGTCAATTTGCCATCATCCTATTCCTTGTCATTGTGACGACACTGCATCCTGTAGCTGCTGCCGGAACTTATAGCAACCTCTATATTTCCATCAGTGATGCCATCATGAGTTCAAAACAAGGGGATGAAACAAGCGCAAAAGAGGCAGTTCAAACATTTGAAGTTCAATGGAATGAAGCAAATGTTAAGAATTCGGAAGAGTCAAAAGCGGTTGACCAAGCTCTAGAAAAGGCACTTACAGCTAATTCAAAAGATACTCGATTAACTGCATTAACGGAGCTTTCAAAAGCTTTAACAGACCTTGAAAAAGCGGAAAATCCAGTAGATGAAAAAGCAGAACGCTTGGCTTTTGTTAAGACCATGACACCTGCGTTAAACCAATTACAAAATGCGATCAAAGAAGAAAATATAGAACAACTAACGACTGCTTATAACGCATTCAACGCTTATTGGAACAAAAAAGAACTTCCAGTACGCCAATATGATGTTGCAGCATACGGTAAAATTGAAACTCAAATGTCTTTCATTCGTATTGAGCTTTCAAATGACCAACCAAATTTTTCTTTAATACAAGATCAATTCAATGTGTTAACGCAAACGATTAAAGATTTTGGTGCTGATAAAAAAGTAAATGCAGAAACAAAGGGCACTTACTCTTTGCAGTCATTAATAGACTTAATTGATGAAGCCACATCCCAAATTGCTCAAAACGATTTTGCTAAAGCCTCTAACACGATCAAAGAATTGATTACGGTTTGGCCAAATGTTGAAGGTGACATTCGAACAAAAAATGCGAGCCTTTACACGAAAATTGAAAGCGATATGCCCATCATTGCCAGTGATTTAATGAAAGATGAAGTTGATGCCAAAGATATAAATGCACAACTTGAAGATTTTAAACAGCAAATTTTACTTATCAAAGAAGACCAAAACTATAGTTATTGGGATTCTGCTTTAATTCTTCTACGTGAAGGTTTTGAAGCTTTACTCATTATCATGGCTTTAGTCGCTTTCTTAAAGAAATCACAACAAACGCATATGATCAAATGGATTTATATTGGTGCAGGTTTTGGGGTTGGCCTAAGTGGACTATTAGCCATTTTCATGTCGACCATCTTCCAATCGGCTACAATCAATACAAATCGCGAAATCATGGAAGGTTTTATAGGTTTATTGGCTGCGGCTATGATGATTGGTATTGGGATTTGGTTACATAGTAAGTCCAATATTCATTCTTGGAATTCTTATCTATCGAAACAACTAAATCATGCGATATCGAAACAAAGTATTTGGGCCATGACCTTCATCAGTTTTTTATCCGTATTCCGTGAAGGTGCTGAGACCTTAATCTTTTATATGGGAATTGCCCCTAAAATGTCGACAACTGATTTTACTTTAGGAATCGGTGTTGCCATTGCCATTTTGGTCGTTGTTGCTATCGTCTTATTACGTGTAAGTGGAAAAATTCCATTGCACCAATTCTTTGCAGTTGCCACAATCTTAATTTATGTACTAGCTTTCAAAATCATTGGTGTCAGCATTCACCTACTACAGCTTACTAGTACATTGCCTACAACGATTATTGATGGCTTACCTGTTTGGGCTTCAATTGGTTTTTATCCAACAGTTGAAACTATGATCGGTCAAATCTTTTTAATCGTACTCATTATATTGGCAATAATTTATAAAAAAAGAAATGCGTCTTAA
- the efeB gene encoding iron uptake transporter deferrochelatase/peroxidase subunit — translation MTKTNADEKLLDKKITRRQMLKLTGVGVAGLAIGASGLGGVLSAFGEELFVDDDTTATNKVNFYGKHQSGIATAVQTNIYFAALNVLVNSKQELQELFKMWTPLAIRMMNGESISMEKQNALIPPKDTGEAQGLDARNLSITFGVGPSLFEKQELGLASLKPTELKDLPHFPKDQLDEAYTGGDICIQACADDPQVAFHAVRNLVRAASGKVTIKWSQAGFNSFPVEKGKKQTPRNLFAFKDGTENPSGEKDMNEVVWVQPGESTSWMTNGTYLIARRIQLHLETWDRTSLKEQEKTFGRHRESGAPLGKQKEFDEMEIERKDENGNYIVPENSHVFLAKQAKARIMRRSYSYSSGMIDSTGAYDAGLVFVSFQKNPEQFIKIQSALGRLDKLNEYITHRGSGVFACFPGVKKGSYIGEALFNTL, via the coding sequence ATGACTAAAACAAATGCTGATGAAAAATTACTAGATAAAAAGATTACACGCAGACAAATGTTAAAGTTAACAGGTGTTGGGGTCGCAGGTTTAGCCATTGGTGCTTCTGGTTTAGGAGGCGTGCTTAGTGCTTTCGGTGAAGAGCTATTTGTAGATGACGACACTACTGCTACAAACAAAGTGAACTTTTACGGGAAACACCAATCAGGGATCGCAACTGCTGTTCAAACGAATATCTATTTTGCAGCTTTAAATGTTTTAGTAAATTCGAAGCAGGAATTACAAGAGTTATTTAAAATGTGGACTCCCCTTGCTATTCGCATGATGAATGGAGAATCCATTTCAATGGAAAAACAGAATGCCTTAATTCCACCAAAAGATACTGGAGAAGCTCAAGGTCTAGATGCGCGAAACTTATCCATTACTTTTGGTGTCGGCCCTAGTCTGTTTGAGAAACAGGAACTTGGCCTAGCATCGCTTAAACCAACTGAATTAAAAGACCTTCCACATTTCCCGAAGGACCAACTAGACGAGGCGTATACCGGAGGCGACATTTGTATTCAAGCTTGTGCGGATGACCCCCAAGTTGCCTTCCATGCTGTACGAAACCTTGTTCGAGCTGCATCTGGAAAAGTAACAATCAAATGGTCTCAGGCGGGTTTTAACTCGTTTCCAGTTGAAAAAGGAAAAAAACAAACACCACGTAATCTATTTGCCTTTAAAGATGGTACCGAAAATCCATCCGGTGAAAAAGATATGAATGAAGTTGTCTGGGTCCAACCTGGTGAATCAACTTCATGGATGACTAACGGTACTTATTTAATTGCACGTCGCATTCAACTACATTTGGAAACGTGGGATCGTACTTCATTAAAAGAACAAGAAAAAACTTTTGGACGTCACCGTGAAAGTGGTGCCCCACTTGGAAAACAAAAAGAATTCGATGAGATGGAAATCGAACGAAAAGATGAAAATGGAAATTATATCGTCCCTGAGAACTCGCATGTCTTTCTTGCCAAACAAGCTAAAGCAAGAATCATGCGCCGATCTTACTCCTATTCTTCAGGAATGATTGATTCAACAGGTGCTTATGATGCAGGATTAGTTTTTGTATCATTCCAAAAAAATCCTGAACAATTTATTAAAATTCAAAGTGCACTTGGACGATTGGATAAACTTAATGAATATATTACCCATCGAGGAAGTGGTGTTTTCGCTTGCTTCCCAGGTGTTAAAAAAGGAAGTTATATAGGTGAAGCATTATTTAACACGTTGTAG
- the efeO gene encoding iron uptake system protein EfeO: MKTKSLFAILIAGGVLMTGCNNSEDAQKIDSTVSTEETTNNEPTNVILQKEIDAYKVFALDQLDQFTIETEKFVQAVKAGDLEKAKEIYPQARMYFERSEPIAESFGDLDPRIDARLADLEAEGQGEESWTGYHKIEYGLWEENTTKGYEAIADQLLADSKELRARVETVDVTPELMMTGAIDLLNEVSTSKITGEEEIYSHTDLYDFKANIEGAEKIFTILEEQLSNKDPELVKNLTDKFKTVNDLLAKFETSDGNFVSYTQLTKEDTKQLAEAVNQLGEPLSQMGIILE; encoded by the coding sequence ATGAAAACAAAATCGTTATTCGCAATATTAATCGCAGGGGGCGTCTTGATGACAGGATGCAATAATTCCGAGGATGCCCAAAAGATTGATTCAACAGTAAGTACTGAAGAAACAACAAACAATGAACCGACAAATGTAATCTTGCAAAAAGAAATCGATGCATATAAAGTATTCGCTTTGGATCAATTAGACCAATTCACAATCGAAACTGAAAAATTTGTTCAAGCAGTAAAAGCTGGTGATCTTGAAAAAGCAAAAGAAATTTATCCTCAAGCAAGGATGTATTTTGAACGCTCAGAACCAATTGCTGAAAGCTTTGGCGATCTTGATCCTCGTATTGACGCACGCTTGGCTGACTTAGAAGCAGAAGGACAAGGCGAAGAAAGTTGGACTGGTTACCATAAAATCGAATACGGCTTATGGGAAGAAAATACAACAAAAGGATATGAAGCGATTGCCGATCAACTACTTGCAGATTCAAAAGAATTACGTGCACGTGTAGAAACGGTGGACGTTACTCCTGAACTAATGATGACAGGTGCAATCGATTTATTAAATGAAGTGTCCACATCAAAAATTACTGGAGAAGAAGAAATCTATTCTCATACTGACTTATATGACTTTAAAGCGAATATTGAAGGTGCTGAGAAAATCTTCACTATTTTAGAAGAACAACTATCGAACAAAGACCCAGAACTAGTTAAAAATTTGACTGATAAATTTAAAACTGTAAATGATTTACTAGCAAAATTTGAAACGAGCGATGGAAATTTTGTTTCATATACACAATTGACAAAAGAAGATACAAAACAATTAGCTGAAGCAGTAAACCAATTAGGTGAACCATTAAGTCAAATGGGGATTATTTTGGAGTGA
- a CDS encoding GntR family transcriptional regulator, which translates to MNKIIKSDLLHNQVYSVLIEMIMKGEFQPGEKLVETRIAKNLEVSRGTIREALQMLIKDGLVIKEDKNMYIYNPEQKDVIDLYVCRKSLESTAAKLAAENITKEQLEILEEVVEKSKHADADKDRKALTKLNQQFHDLIDQASDNEHLIQICGLIKNKTLFIRNHVLQAHISDYQDYVLDHEKIFLAIKAGDAENAYALMYHHIDRSFEEIKKSLNYV; encoded by the coding sequence ATGAATAAAATTATTAAAAGTGATTTATTGCATAATCAGGTTTATTCGGTTTTAATCGAGATGATTATGAAAGGCGAATTTCAGCCAGGAGAAAAATTAGTAGAAACTAGAATTGCCAAAAACTTAGAGGTAAGTCGTGGTACGATTCGAGAAGCATTACAAATGCTCATAAAAGACGGCTTAGTCATCAAAGAAGATAAAAACATGTACATCTATAATCCAGAGCAAAAAGATGTCATTGATTTATATGTTTGCAGAAAAAGTCTTGAATCCACTGCAGCAAAATTAGCTGCCGAAAACATCACGAAAGAGCAATTAGAAATACTTGAAGAGGTTGTTGAAAAATCTAAACATGCAGATGCTGATAAGGATCGTAAAGCCCTTACTAAATTAAATCAACAATTCCATGATCTCATTGACCAAGCCTCGGATAATGAGCATTTAATTCAGATTTGCGGCTTAATCAAAAATAAAACATTGTTTATTCGTAACCATGTATTACAAGCACACATTTCAGATTACCAAGACTACGTTTTAGACCACGAAAAAATATTTTTAGCTATAAAAGCTGGTGACGCTGAAAACGCATATGCACTCATGTATCACCACATTGACCGAAGTTTTGAAGAAATTAAAAAGTCACTCAATTATGTGTAA
- a CDS encoding CaiB/BaiF CoA-transferase family protein produces MLDKTSIGPLEGVKVLELGSLIAGPFAGRLFADFGAEVLKVEPPKKGDPIRKWRLLHNDNSLWWYVQSRNKKSITLDLKNEDAQEVIKELVKEVDIVIENFRPGMLEKWGLSYEELKQINPKIIMVRVSGYGQDGPYKDRPGFGSIGEAMGGIRYLTGYPDLPPTRVGISLGDSVTALYAVIGALMALRHRDQVSGEGQVVDVALYEAIFSLMESTVPEFDKFGVIRERTGSTLPGIAPSNIYLCKDGKYVVIGANGDGIFKRLMVAINREDVLENPLYETNDGRSQDAEYLDSVIGEWTKSLDIESALNILEENGIPAGSIFSVEDMFKDPHYQAREMIVDLDVEDLGKLKVPGIIPKLSKTPGQIRWAGPKLGEHTDEILKEKVGLTDEQIEKLKGLEVIK; encoded by the coding sequence ATGCTAGATAAAACATCTATAGGTCCTTTAGAAGGAGTAAAGGTTTTAGAATTAGGTTCCCTAATTGCGGGTCCTTTTGCGGGAAGATTATTTGCAGATTTTGGTGCAGAGGTATTAAAAGTGGAACCACCGAAAAAAGGGGATCCCATTAGAAAATGGAGATTATTACATAATGACAATTCCCTTTGGTGGTATGTTCAATCTCGTAATAAAAAAAGTATTACACTCGACTTAAAAAATGAAGACGCACAAGAAGTGATCAAAGAGTTAGTAAAAGAAGTTGATATTGTGATTGAGAACTTCAGACCTGGAATGCTTGAAAAATGGGGTTTAAGTTATGAAGAGTTAAAGCAAATCAACCCAAAAATCATTATGGTTCGAGTATCAGGTTATGGACAAGATGGCCCTTATAAAGATCGTCCAGGATTCGGTAGTATCGGAGAAGCAATGGGAGGAATTCGCTATCTAACGGGTTATCCAGATTTACCACCTACGAGAGTGGGAATTAGTTTAGGGGATTCGGTTACTGCTTTATATGCTGTCATTGGTGCATTAATGGCCTTAAGACATCGCGATCAAGTGAGTGGTGAAGGTCAAGTAGTAGATGTTGCCCTTTATGAAGCCATCTTCAGCTTAATGGAAAGTACAGTACCAGAATTCGATAAATTCGGTGTCATCCGTGAACGCACAGGCAGTACATTACCTGGAATTGCCCCTTCAAATATTTATTTATGTAAGGATGGCAAATATGTAGTGATTGGTGCCAATGGAGATGGTATTTTCAAACGACTAATGGTAGCAATTAACCGCGAAGATGTCCTTGAAAATCCTTTATATGAAACAAATGATGGAAGAAGCCAAGACGCAGAATATTTAGATTCAGTTATTGGAGAATGGACAAAATCACTAGATATTGAAAGCGCTTTAAATATCTTAGAGGAAAACGGAATTCCTGCTGGATCGATCTTTAGTGTAGAAGATATGTTCAAAGACCCACATTACCAAGCACGTGAGATGATTGTCGATTTAGACGTTGAAGACTTAGGAAAATTAAAGGTACCAGGCATTATTCCAAAACTAAGCAAAACACCAGGTCAAATTCGCTGGGCAGGTCCAAAATTAGGCGAACATACAGACGAAATTTTAAAAGAAAAAGTAGGCTTAACAGACGAGCAAATTGAGAAATTGAAAGGCTTAGAAGTAATAAAATAA
- a CDS encoding hydroxymethylglutaryl-CoA lyase: MNLPKFVEIIEVGPRDGLQNEAKLIPTDKKVELINLLSQTGIKRMEATSFVSPKHVPQMADASDVLRRINRIEGVQYMTLIPNLKGYELSKEQGVDSIALFVAASETFNQRNVRMPIAESMKQLAKVVEDAKSNNTFVRFDISTAFCCPFERVVPVENVLRVVKELESLEVDEIVVCDTIGRANPKQVYEVFSEILNLNTRAKIAAHFHDTYGLSKANTIAALQAGVAAFDASIGGLGGCPFAPGAAGNDSTEDLVFMLHEMGIETGIDLTKLLQCVDLIKGVTERDLTGHISKIENLVI, translated from the coding sequence ATGAATTTACCAAAATTTGTTGAAATCATTGAAGTAGGACCAAGGGATGGACTTCAAAATGAAGCCAAACTTATTCCAACAGATAAAAAAGTGGAGTTAATTAACTTACTTAGTCAAACAGGTATTAAACGAATGGAAGCCACTTCTTTTGTATCACCAAAGCATGTGCCACAAATGGCTGATGCAAGTGACGTGTTACGCCGTATTAACCGAATCGAAGGCGTTCAATATATGACGTTAATTCCGAATTTAAAAGGTTATGAGCTTTCTAAAGAACAGGGCGTTGATAGTATTGCCTTATTTGTTGCAGCGAGTGAGACATTTAATCAACGAAATGTAAGAATGCCAATTGCAGAATCTATGAAACAATTAGCGAAAGTAGTAGAAGATGCAAAATCGAATAATACGTTTGTACGATTCGACATTTCAACTGCCTTTTGTTGCCCATTCGAACGCGTTGTACCCGTTGAAAATGTACTCCGCGTTGTAAAGGAATTGGAATCGCTAGAAGTTGATGAAATTGTTGTTTGTGACACGATTGGACGAGCAAATCCAAAGCAAGTATATGAAGTGTTTAGTGAGATCCTAAATTTAAACACTCGTGCAAAAATTGCAGCTCATTTCCATGACACTTACGGGTTATCAAAAGCCAATACAATTGCAGCGCTACAAGCAGGGGTAGCAGCATTTGATGCCTCAATCGGTGGCCTTGGTGGATGTCCATTTGCACCAGGCGCAGCAGGTAACGATTCAACAGAGGATTTAGTGTTTATGTTACACGAAATGGGAATTGAAACAGGAATTGACTTAACAAAATTATTACAATGTGTGGATTTAATTAAAGGGGTTACAGAAAGAGACTTAACAGGCCATATTAGTAAGATTGAAAATTTAGTTATCTAA